The Nitrospiria bacterium genome contains the following window.
CATCTGACTCAAACGGTTGAGTAACAAATGGGGATCATCTAAGTGGTAAAGGATCCCCGCTACCAAAGCCATATCAAATGTTCCATACTTTTCTTGGGAGATTTTTCTCACATCATCCAGATAAAATTTGGCTTCCTCCAAACCGTAAAGGTTTTTGATCACACAACATTTAATGAAATTTTCAGGCCTCCCCTCGATGGCTGTCACTTTGCGGGCACCCATTTGACATAATTTTAACGTGTTCCCACCCTCCAAGGGCCCCAACTCCAGAATCGATAAATCTTTCACATTAAAGAAATTTTGAATTTCGGGAAGATTCAGGGGGGAAATTCTCTCCCTTGAATAATCGGTTTCCCCCCCGTAAGCACTTCCTTCTATTTCAAATCGGGTTTGCCAAAAAGGAAAATATTGAAAAATGCGTCCATAACCGAATGGGTCCCCATTTTTTTGAGAATTTTGTAATTCGTTGAATGAATGACGAACCCGTGTTTGAGTAAACTTTAGGATTTCATGTAAATTCCCTAAAATAGCCTTTCCCCACCTTCCCAAACGCCCCTCCTGTCTCCTTCCCTATTTCTAAAATTTCTTCAAAATTCCTACTTTAAAAATTTTCTTTACGATTTACCCTAGGACCAAAATATCACAATGATTTATCTTTGCAATACATAGGATCATTTTTTCTTGTTCCTTTTTTAGCGTTCCCTTTTCCTCATTTGGCCTTCGTCTCCCAAAATTAAAATGCCCTCGAAAAGAGGGCATCAATAAAAAGAATACCTGGTGGAGCGGAAGGGGAATCTCACACGCTCGTTTCTAGTGAACTCGCTTTCCCCAGGGGGCCAGCCCCCTAGGGCGTCCTGAAAATTCCAGGACTGTGACCCCCGAAGAATAAGGGAGCCTCTCCCCTAAAACTCCTCGTTCGATCCCCCTCTACAATAATGTACTCAAATTGGGGGTAAGAAGTTGTTTTCCGGAATTGGGAAAAATGGATGGTGGAGCGGAAGGGGATCGAACCCTCGACCTTCGCATTGCGAACGCGACGCTCTCCCAACTGAGCTACCGCCCCACATTAAAACCACGAACTAATTCCTGAGGAAAGTTTGTTATTAAGCCTAGTCGTTTCTCCCGACCAGTCCCACTTTTAAAATATTTCTCCCTTGAAATTGCTTCTTCTCGCGTCTCAAATTTCTCGGAGTAAACAAGTTTGTATGGCTTCCATCCCTTTAACGAAGCAGTCCCCCCTGACCAATGTTCTTTTAAGCGCCGCTCCAAGTCATTCGTATGTCCAACATAAAAACGATTATTTCGAATCGACTTCAAAATATTAACATACATCTGCGAACCAGCCGCTCCCTGCCTGCCGGCAGGTCCCAACTGAGCTACCGCCCCATACCAATTCAATATACTCTTATCTCTCCAGGGTAACTCCAACCTCTTCAATACCGAAAACCTGAAGGGTTTTTTCGAAGAATAACTCCAAAATACCGGTTTAAAAAATGATGCCGCGAAAAAAGGCTTAGCAAGGGGCGCCTTCTTTTTCCCAAGCGTTTTAATTCAACCAATATCCCCGTGTGCCGGGGCTCCATTTGGAGGCCCTGGTAAAATGTTTTGATGGCTTTCGGCTTTTGTCCGCGCAATAGGTAGACCCTTCCCAAATTCAAAAAATGATCTCCCTTGGGCTCCCCTCTTGAAACAACTTTCCGGCATAGCTGGAGGCCTTCCTCAATTTCACCCTGAACATAGGCGAGGGTATATCCATAAAATGAAATTAAATCCAATGGAATGACATCGGAGTTTTTCTCTACCCTAGCAAAAGCTTTCTCAAAGCAATAATGGGCTTCTTCCGGCTTACCTTCTTTAAGGTAAAGGCGCCCCAATTGAATATACTCTTCACCCTTCCCAACCTCACCCATGACCTTTAACCCCTTGGGATTCTTTCGGAGGACCCCCTGTCTGAACCGCTGTTCCCATTACGTGAACCACCAAAATTTCTTTTTTAAACTGCTCATACTGAAACCGGACACCCACTATGGCATTGGCATTCAATTTTACCGCTTCTATTTTTAGATCACTGGTAGCGATGGCGATGGCCTTATTCAGAAGATCTTGAAATGAGGTATTTCGAAGTCCACCCACCTCTTTGATGGATGATAAAATAGTTTCAAGAGAATCCAATTTGATTGCAGCATCGGCATGAACCAACCCGCGGTAGAAATGGATCTTCTCCCCTTCAAGGGTTTCAGTGGTTGTGACCAAGACCTCCTGAAGTTTCTGCAAGCTCATAGAAAGGGGAGATTCTTTCCCGTCCTGTGGCCTCCGAACTTTAAAAGAAACGCTTTTCCTCTCCTCAACTTCAAAACCCCTTTGAGGATCTTCTTTTTCTTCCGGGTGAAGGCTTACTGAAACGCCTTCTTGGTAAGGGGTAGTGAGCTCGTCTGCCTGAATTTCTTTTTCTTTTATTTCTATTTTTTTTACCTCTTTTACTTCCCTTTCTGGTTCAATATTTTTTGGGGTTTCCTGAGGTTTTGGATTTTCCTTCAAAGGCGAGATTGGCAACCCTTGGTTTTGTTGATGTTTCGGAATAATCTTTTCTGGAGCACCTTTTGGGCTTATCTCTCGAACGGGTTTGGGTTTTTTCCATCCTTGTTCGATTCCTTGGGGCGAAGGGGGTGAGACTGATTTCAGTAGGGTGTGACATTCGCCACAAACATTTCCTTCTTGTTGGTTATACCCACAATTGGGACAAAGCATCTCTACCCACAGGTTAATGGGTTAGCAAGGGTCATTTCTTTCTGGTGACTAAAATCCTGGACGAAAACTTGCCGACCTTCAACATTGATCCTTCCTTCTGCAAACCACTGTATCGCCAGAGGATAAATCCGATGCTCTTGGTCGAGAATCCGGGAAGATAAGCTTTCTTCCGTATCATCCGGAAATACGGGGACAGCCGCTTGGACAATAATGGGGCCGCCATCCATTTCTTCTTCTACTAAGTGTACCGTACAACCGGAAATTCGAACACCATAATCAAGGGCCTGTTTTTGGGCTTTAAGCCCTCGAAAGGCTGGAAGGATTGAAGGATGAATATTGATTATTCGGTTTTTAAAAGCCTGGATAAGAACCGTGGATAAAAGTCTTCGATAACCCGCAAGGACAACCAGATCCACATGAGAGCTCTCCAAAATCTTTACAAGAGCCCGTTCATGGGCTTCCCGACTCCCAAACGAAGAGGCTTCGACACACACATTTTGTACATTCAATTTTTTTGCTCGTTCAAGAGCCTCCACCTCAGGACGGTCACTAATGACAACATTCACATTTGCCAAAAGGCTCCCCTTCCCAATCGCATCCAAAATGGCTTGGAAATTACTCCCGCGTCCAGAAACCAAAATCCCTAACCCTATTCGTTCCTTAACCATAACAAACCTGACCCGAACCTTCGGAAATTTTCCCAATCAAAAAAGCCTTTTCTCCCAGACCTTTTGCGGCCTTTAACATCCCCTCTTCCACTCCACCGGGAACCACCATGATCAACCCTATCCCCATATTAAATACCCGAAACATTTCTGTTTCCGATAGCTCTCCTTTTTCCGAAAGAAAACCAAAAATGGAGGGGGTTTCCCAAGACTCCCGACGGATGACTGCTGATAACCCTTTGGGTAGGATACGGGGAACGTTTTCAGTTAACCCTCCCCCCGTAATATGGGCAATTCCTTTGACCGGGAACTCACTCACCAATTTTAAAACGGATTTTACGTAGATTCGGGTAGGGGTCATGAGTTCCTCACCTAGGTTTTTTTTTAGTTCAGGGACAAACCCATCCAAGGGCATTTTTAACTGTTCCAACAAAAGTTTACGAACCAAAGAAAACCCATTACTATGCAATCCGGAGGAAGCAAAACCAATTATTTGATCCCCCGCTTTAATGCTCCGACCATTAATCATCTTTTCTTTGTCAACCACCCCGACACAAAAACCCGCTAAATCAAACTCCCCTTCCTGATAAAAAGAAGGCATTTCGGCAGTTTCCCCACCTAAAAGTGAACAGCCCGCTTGTTTACATCCCTCCACAATTCCCTTCATAACTTCTAAAGACTGTTCCGCTTCTAATTTTCCTACGGAAAGGTAATCTAAAAAAAAGAGCGGCTCTGCACCCACCACAGCCACATCGTTAACACACATGGCAACGAGATCAATTCCAATGGTATTGTATTGATTTAGCAGAAAGGAAAGTTTTAATTTCGTTCCAACCCCATCGGTCCCCGAAACCAAAACAGGTTGACGATACTTTTTGAGGTCCAGGCAAAAAAGCCCTCCGAACCCACCTATATCCGATAGGACTTCGGGCCGGTGGGTTTCACGGACTAGGGGGGTGAGCATTTTAACAAATTTATTTCCTTCGTCGATATTGACGCCGGCCCGCTGATAATCCAATGGACTTTTTTCCACCATGGGTGCATCATAACTCAAAAACCCACATCCGTCAAACGGTCCGGCAGGGCCAAAACTTATATTTTTCAAGAGATAAGGTAAAAAAATTACTCTGAATCATCCCTAGTTTCCTTCAATCGACCCAAAGCAAATTTGGCTGCTTGTTGCTCCGCTTCTTTCTTACTTCGCCCTCTCCCTTGACCAAAGAGTTTTCCTTTAATACGTAATTCCACTTCAAATTCTTTACAATGGTCTGGCCCTGCTTCCTCCACCAACCGGTAGACTGGCAGCACTTCAAAATTTCTCTGGGAAAACTCTTGAAGGTCAGTTTTATAATCCCTGGACCCATCATGCAATTGGGAATGAAGCTGGCCCAAATCGAATGTTGCCAATATAAAGGACCTCACTTTTTCCAACCCCCCATCCAGAAAAATGGCTGCAATAATAGCTTCCAAGGTATTGGCCAAAATAGAATCTTTTGCTCTTCCCCCAGTTAATTCCTCTCCCCGACCTAATCGTATATAAGATCCCAGATCCCACCGATGAGCAACGGAGGCCAAAAAGGGTTCACTGACTATTCTGGCCTTTCGCTTTGAAAGCTCTCCTTCTTGAGAAGTTGGAAAATGGAAGATCAGATACTCACGGATGACCAAATCCAAAACAGCATCCCCTAAAAATTCCAACCGTTCATTGTCAGGGGAGGAGGATTCTCTAAACTCGTTGAGAAACGACTTATGAGTGATGGCCTCTTCGAGGAGGGATACATTGTGAAAAGAATGCTTTAAAAAATTTTGAAGGGTTAATAAAAGGTCCCTGGACATGTTGGTCTGATTGCTCCTCTGTAACATTTAACCAATGAACATTCACATCAACCTTGCCAACAGGGTTGATCAGGTTACCCGGAAAATTTTTTAAAAACAAGACAAGCATTGGTTCCACCAAAACCAAAGGAATTGGATAGGCTACTTTCAATATTCGTTTTTCGTGCTTTATTAGGGACATAGTCCAGATCACATTCAGGATCAGGGACTTCGTAATTAATAGTCGGGGGAATAATCCCATGATAAAGGGCCAAAATTGAAAATATGGCCTCAATCCCTCCCGCCGCCCCCAGTAAGTGACCCGTCATGGATTTGGTAGAACTCACAGGAATTCGATAGGCAGCTTCACCAAATACCTGTTTGATTGCAGCGGTTTCTACTTTATCTGCAAAGGTAGAGGTGGCATGAGCATTAATATATCCAATCTGCGAAGGGTCCAAACTGGAGTCCTTAAGGGCCATACTCATGCACCGCATTGCTCCCTCCCCATCTTCTGGTGGTGAAGTAATATGGAATGCATCTCCGGTCATGGCATAACCCACTAACTCAGCGTAGATCCGTGCTTTTCGTCTTTTTGCGTATTCGAGCTCTTCCAGAATTAAAATACCGGCCCCCTCACCAAGTACAAACCCGTCCCTTCCTCGATCAAAAGGGCGACTGGCCCTTTGGGGTTCATCATTTCTTACAGAAAGGGCTCTGGAAGAGGCAAATCCCGCTACGCACAGAGGAGTTATTGCAGCTTCGGTTCCACCCGCAATCATGACATCTGCTTCTCCTCTCTGAATTATCCTAAAAGCATCCCCAATGCAATGGTTCCCAGTTGCACACGCGGTGACGGCAGCAGAATTTGGCCCTTTGGCCCCAAAACGGATAGCAATATGGCCCCCTGCCAAATTGATAATACTCATGGGAATAAAGAAGGGGGTAACCCGTTTAGGACCTTTCTCCAATAAGATCTTGTGCCACTCTTCGATGGCATGAAGACCCCCAATCCCGGAACCCACCACGACGCCTAATCTTTCGTTCCCTTTTTCCTGAATAGGAAGTCTGGAGTCATCAACGGCCATCTGACTGGCGGCGATTGCAAACTGGATAAACGTATCAACCTTTTTAATCTCCTTCTGCTCTAAGAAGGATCGAGGGTTAAACCCTTTTACTTCCGCCGCAATTTGACAAGGATATCCGGACGCATCAAACCCTTGGATTTTACCCACCCCGGACTTTCCCTCGCAAAGGCTATTCCACGTATCCTGAACATTGAGTCCAAGGGGAGTGATGGCCCCACACCCCGTGACCACAACTCTTTTTTCCAGAAGATCACCCCATTTCTTCTCTTAAAATATAAAAAGACAGCATTTTTTAAAGTTTTTCTTTAATATAATCGATCGCGTTTTGGACCGTGAGGATTTTCTCCGCATCTTCATCTGGAATTTCAATACTAAATTCCTCTTCAAAGGCCATTACCAACTCCACCGTATCCAGTGAGTCGGCTCCTAAATCCTCAACAAAGGAGGCCTCTGGGGTTACCTCCTCTTCCTCCACACCTAGCTGTTCAGCAATAATTTTCCTAATTTTCTGCTCCACGGCCATTCCTCCCTTCACCTCCTCTTTCATAATTCTCTCCCTTTCTTTAATTGTGAAAACAAAAAAACCATTTCATGGTATTTAACCCATCCACATACCACCATTGACATGGATCACTTGCCCCGTGATATATGATGCATCCTCAGAAACCAGAAATCGGACTACCCTTGCAATTTCTTCAGGTGACCCCAACCTCCCCAAAGGAATCTGCTGGAGAAGCTTTTGTTTGGTCTCATCTGAAAGGATCTGTGTCATCGATGTATCAATAAAACCGGGGGCAACCGCATTGGCAGTAATCCCACGGAGGGCATACTCCCGGGCAGTTGTTTTGGTAAAACCGATCACAGCCGCTTTAGAAGCGGAATAGTTACCTTGACCTGCATTCCCGGAGACCCCCACGATTGAAGCAATATTCACGATTCTCCCATATCTTTGTTTTGCCATAAATGATAAAGCTTCTTTCGTACAAAGGAAAGTTCCTTTTAGATTTACCGCAATCACAAGGTCCCACTCCTCTTCCTTCATACGTAATAAAAGGTTATCCCGGGTAACTCCCGCGTTATTGACCAATATATCGATCCGTCCCCATCGCTGTTGTGTTTCTTTCACGCTCCTTTGAACATCGGATTGCTTTGCCACATCGGTTTTTAGCGCTATGGCTTCCTGATTCATCTGGGAGATTTCCTTCGCAACTATTTGAGCCTGCTCTTCCTGAATATCGGAAACGGCGACTCTCGCCCCAGCCTCAGCCAACGACAGTGAAATCGAGCGACCGATTCCCTGTCCCCCTCCTGTCACCAACGCCACTTTATTTTTTAAGACCAAATCTTCCATGGATTTAATTGTTTACACCCTTTCAAGTCTTTCTGAGAATCATAAATCTTCTCGAACCGTTGTTTTTATAGAAAACTCAGGGTTATCACGAAATTTCGAGTTAATTCAAGACAAAAAAAACATATCCGAAAAAAGCTTAAACTCTTCCCCCCAGAAAACAAAATTAGACTTTGGAGTAGAATAAAAAATTCTTCTGTGAAACCCAAGGGTTAAACCAGGAAACCAAACCTTTGCAAGAACAGCCCGATATTGATAAAATTTTTTTCCGATGTCAACAAAAATTTTTGATAAAAGGTTTTTGCATGGATGGTCAAGTAATGATCAATTTTTTAAAAAGACGAATATAAAAGGGCTCAGCCCCTACCATCGAAGCAATATCGCTCCCCAGGTTAAACCACTTCCGAAAGCGCCTAAAACAACAAGATCCATGGGAGAAATCTTTCCCGTCCGAACGGCCTCATCCAAGGCAATGGGAATGGATGCAGCAGAGGTATTTCCATATCGGTCCCCATTGAAAAAAACCTTATTCATAGGTAGTCCTAATCGATCTGCAGTAGCCTTTAAAATACGGTAATTTGCTTGGTGAGGGATAAAAAGGCTAATTTGATCCAGGGTTAAACCATTTTCTCTCAAGGCTTCGCGGGTCACCTCCTCCAAAGTCTTCACAGCAATTTTAAAGGTTTCGTTTCCCCTCATCTTAATATATTGGGAACCACCCTTCAGCAAGGTTTCTGAAGGCGGCTCTTTTGAGCCCCCCCCCGGGACATAAATTAAATCCCAATAGGCGCCATCTGAATGAAGATGGCTGGAAAGAATTCCCCTTTCCTCAAGAGTTGGTTTTAAAACAACCGCCCCTGCCCCATCTCCAAACAGGACACAGGTAGACCGGTCCTTCCAATTTGTAATTTTTGACATCACCTCTGCCCCGATGACCAACACCGTTTGATAGGTTCCACTCCGGATATATTGATCACCCACTGAGAGGGCAAAAATAAACCCCGAACAGGCTGCAGCAAGATCAAAAGCAACCGCCCTCTTGGCCCCCAACCGATTCTGGATGAGACATGCTGTAGAGGGAAACAACATATCGGGAGTTGTCGTTGCAACCAGAATGAGGTCAATCTCCATTGGATCAATTTTCGCTTCTTCTAATGCCTTCTGAGCAGCCGGGAACCCTAAATCGGAAGAAGCCTCTTTTTCATCGGCAATTCGACGCTCCCGAATTCCAGTTCGGTCTAAAATCCATTGGTCGGTTGTATCAACCATTTTCTCGAAATCTTTATTGGTAAAAACTGTTTTGGGAACAAAGGAGCCGGTCCCAACAATACATGAACGAAGCCCCCCAGACGGGTCAGCCATTATTTCTTTTCCCTTTCTTTCTCCTCGGGGTTCATTTGGCGCTCAATATCTCTTTGAATAGCCTCATTCACCCTTTGTTCTAATGCCTGTTTGGCCATTTTGATTGCATTTTTAATCGCCTTCCCGGATGATCTTCCATGACAAATTATGCTTACCCCATTGACCCCCAATAAATGAGCCCCTCCATATTCGGCATAATCCACTTTTTTTTTGAAACGGTTCAAGGCGGGTTTCAAGAGCAGGTATCCCAAAACTCCCAGACTGGATCCCTCGATTTCTCTTTTTAAAAAATTACCAATGGTATCCGCAAGACCCTCACTGACCTTTAAAACCACATTTCCAATAAACCCATCACAGACAATTACGTCTGCGTTTCCATTATAAACATCACGCCCCTCAACATTACCAATAAAGTTAAGGTCTCTTTCCCGAAGGAGCCGAAAGGTTTCCTTTGTTAATTCATTCCCTTTAATAGCCTCTTCACCGATACTTAAAAGCCCCACCCTTGGATTGACCTTTCCCTGAACCCGCCGGGCAAATTCTTCCCCCATTATGGCAAACTGTAAAAGGTTATTGGGCTTACAATCTACATTGGCCCCAACATCCAGTAAAAGGGCAGAGCCTTGAAGGGTGGGTAACACGGTGGCAATGGCAGGCCGATCCACCCCTTTGAGGGGGCCCAAAATAAACAAGGCGGTGGCCATGGCGGCACCGGTATTTCCCGCACTAATCACTGCTTCCGCTTTTCCTTCTTTGATCAAATGGGTCGCAACCCAAATGGAAGAATTCTTTTTTTTCCGAATCGCGTGGGAAGGGGACTCATCCATTTCCACTTTTTCCGGGGCATGAACGATTCGAAGATTGGGTCTCTCACCTCCCATTTTTTTTAACAAAGGGGAAAGGACGGCTTCATTTCCCACACAAATAAGTTCGACATCGTATTCGAGGATAGCGGAAATGGCCCCTTCCATGATAGCCTCTGGGGCATTATCCCCACCCATGGCATCAATGGCAATTCTCATCCTTGCACTCCAGAATTTAAATCCTTAAAGGGGTATGATAGGGTTGAAGAGAATTCAAAAAGAGGATAAAACTTAAGACTCCTTCACGGCAATAACATCCATCCCTTTATAAGAACCACATTTCATACAAACCCGGTGAGGAAGTTTTGGCTCTTGGCATTGAGGACAGAGGACCACGCTGGGAGCCCTCAATTTATAATGGGTTCTTCTTTTATCCCGCCGTGATTTGGAAATTTTATGTTTTGGGTGTGCCATATAAATTCCTTTTTTTCAATTATATTTCCGAGTCCCTCAAGAAAAATAATCTTGAAGGATAGAAAAAGGTCCCAGGGGTTTCTCCGCTTCACAACCACAAGGACCGTTATTTAAATTGCTTCCGCACCGATTGCATAACCCCAAACAGGACTCCCTGCAAAGGGGACGAAAGGGCAAAGCTAAAATTACATTTTCCCTAATTAAACTTTCTAAATCTATAGTCTCCCCGGAATAAAAATGAATCTCCAAGGAGCCATCATAGGACTCATCTTCGGTTTGCCCCTCCCCGTCAGAAAGGAACTGTGAATGGATAGCCACCTTTAAAGGCTGGGTAAATTCACTTAAGCAACGGCCGCATTCCAAAAACAAGGTTGTAAAAATCTCTCCCTCTATGGTAACCAATTCTTGAAATTTCTCAATGGCCAGGTCTACGGAAATTATATTTTTTAATTCCACTCCGGTAGAGTTTAGATCCATTTGAATGGCAGGCAAATCGCAACGAAGGGTCAACCCCTCTTTGGGGATTTCATTGGGCCGAATATACACTGGATCTATTTTCTTTCCTAAATCGACCAAGTATAAAGTGTCCTTTTTCCTCTGTCAAGCCAAAAGGGGCAAAAACACCGAGGTTTCTGGGAAGGAATTAAGGTGTTATTATGCTGCCTAAACCCATTTTAAAAGGCCAAATTTTCCTCTGAAAGCGATAAATTAGCCTTTGGGTTTAAATCAAAGGAAGAGTAAATCCCCTTCTGAAAAAGATAGCACCCTACCAGCCCCACCATCCCCGCATTATCGGTAGAGAGAAACGGGGATGGAAAAAAAGGGTCAATCCTCTCTTCGGACCCTTTTTGGAACATCTGCTTCCTCAATAGTGAGTTTGCAGAAACACCCCCCCCAACCACAATTTGACTTACACCTGATCTTTTGGCAGCTTGTAGCCCCTTTTCTACTAAAACATCAACTACTGCTTGTAGAAAACTTGAAGCAAGGTCGGGAAGCTGATTTTCCAATTCCTCTTTTGAATAAACATTCTTTCCTAAATAATCACGTAGAGCAGTCTTCACTCCGCTAAAACTAAAATCTAAAGAGTCTGGACCTAAATACGCCCTGGGAAAATCAATTTTAGGGGTCCCCCCTTGAGAAGAAAGTTGATCCAGGATGGGCCCTCCTGGAAACCCCAACCCCATCATTCTCGCCCCCTTATCTAAAGCCTCACCCGCAGCATCATCCCGTGTTTTTCCCAATAATTTATATATTCCAACTTTCTTTACCAAAAAAAGGTGGGTATGTCCCCCGGAAACAATTAAAGCAACGGTGGGAAATTTAATCTCGGGGTATTCAAAAAGGGGAGCAAAAAGATGGCCCTCCAGGTGATTAACCCCCAGTAAGGGAATATCCAAGGCATAGGCCAAGGCCTTTGCATAAGAGACCCCGACCAGTAATGCGCCAATTAATCCGGGCCCATATGTCACCGCTATCCCACGAATTTCCTTCCAACCCACCGATGCTTTTTTTACCGCCTTTATAACCAAATCATCCAGCACTTCTAAGTGCTGGCGGGAAGCCAATTCAGGGACAACCCCTCCGAAACGACCATGAACCCTTTCTTGGGATAAAAGAACATTGGATAAAATATCTTTTCCATCTCGGACGATTGCAACCGAGGTTTCATCACAGGAGGTTTCTATTGCCAAAATGGTCATTTTGCCCAATATGTGAAGGATCTGCTTTAAAGTTGTCTTAAATGGGCTTTGATCTTTTCGACCAGGCCTGACTGTTCTGGGGAGGCGGAGGAAAGAAAGTGTTCGTATTCTCTTTTGGCTTTATCCAAAAATCCTGCTTTTTCAAGAGATATGGCAAAATTTAGATGAGCATCCGAATAACCGGGGCGATGCTGAAGAGCCCGTTGATAAAGCCCTTGAGCCTTCTGAAATTCCCCCTTCTGGTCCAGCATTACGGCTAAATTATTTAGGGCTTCCGAATAATCAGATTTCAAACCTATGGCATTCTGGTAATGCTCCTTCGCCTTTTCCATTTCGCCTTGTTTTTTATAAATGAGTCCCAAACCATTGTGGGCCTCGGGAAAAAGGGGGTTTAAGGTTACCGCTTCTGAGAAATATTTTTCCGCCCCGCTCAGATTCCCTGAATTTAACATAACCACTCCTTTATCAAATAACACTTGATATTGGACATCACGTAAATTCTTGGAAACAGGAGAGGAAGGTAACATTGTTTGGTTTTTTTCCGTGGTCCGGGGGAGTGATGTTATTGAAACGGAGTTTGGAACCGGATGGTTGTCCCTTGATGTGAGATAGAGGATGGTGGTAACAGCCAATAAAATACAGGTAAGAAGGATTAACCCAAAAGAGAGTCTTCTCCCCCTAATAAACGGGGTTGGTTCAGTGAAGGAGCGATCTTTTATTTCGTTAAAAGGAAGGCGTGGCTCTGTTGTTTTCTGTGCCTTCTTGAGAGCCTCATGTATTATACTCATCTAGGTCCAATTAGACCTCAGCCAAGGCCTCTTCTTCGGTGAAGACAGGAATATTACCCTGAATTAAAACCTTAATTTTTTTATTGTCCTTAAAGCGGCCCTTAATTAACTCTTCGGAAAGAGGGTCCTCAATATTCTTTTGGATGGCTCGTCTCATGGGGCGGGCACCATAAGCTGGCTGGAATCCTTCATTCATCAACCAACTTTTCACCTCGTCTGAAACTTCCAATTGAATTCCTTTTTCGACAAGCCGCCGATTCAGGTCTTGGATTAGATTATCGATAATTTGAGAAAGGTGCTCTGGTTTTAAAGGATGGAAGACGACAATATCATCTACACGGTTTAGAAATTCGGGATTAAAAGTCCGCTTGAGCTCCCCGAGCACATCACCCTTCATACGTTGAAACCGTTCTCCCCCCTGTTCCTTTTGGAAACCTAAAGCCCCCCCCTTTTCAATTAATCTGGCTCCGATATTGGATGTCATAATGAGGATCGTGTTCCGGAAATCCACTTTCCTCCCCAAACTATCCGTTAGACAACCATCATCTAAAACCTGGAGGAGGACATTGAAAAGGTCGGGATGGGCTTTTTCAATTTCATCAAACAAAACGACAGAATAAGGCCTCCTTCTTACCTTTTCGGTAAGCTGCCCCCCTTCTTCATAACCCACATAACCTGGAGGGGCTCCCATTAACCTGGAACTGCTGAATTTTTCCATGTACTCAGACATATCAATGCGAATCAAGGCATCCTCATCATCAAATAAGAATTCAGCCAAAGCCCGGGCCAATTCGGTTTTTCCAACACCTGTAGGACCCAGGAAAATAAATGAACCAACGGGTCTTTTCTCGCCTTTTAACCCTGCACGGGAACGCCGAATTGCCCTTGAGACAGCCCCCACCGCTTCATCTTGGCCAATCAATCGGACATGGAGATTTTCCTCCATATTGATTAATTTTTTGGTTTCTTCCTCTTCCAACTTGTAAAGCGGAATCCCTGTCATTTTTGAAACAACATAGGCAATCTCTTCCTTCCCAATGGTGGGCTTCTGTTTTTCTTGGGTACTCTTCCATTCTTTCTTT
Protein-coding sequences here:
- a CDS encoding beta-ketoacyl-ACP synthase III, whose amino-acid sequence is MADPSGGLRSCIVGTGSFVPKTVFTNKDFEKMVDTTDQWILDRTGIRERRIADEKEASSDLGFPAAQKALEEAKIDPMEIDLILVATTTPDMLFPSTACLIQNRLGAKRAVAFDLAAACSGFIFALSVGDQYIRSGTYQTVLVIGAEVMSKITNWKDRSTCVLFGDGAGAVVLKPTLEERGILSSHLHSDGAYWDLIYVPGGGSKEPPSETLLKGGSQYIKMRGNETFKIAVKTLEEVTREALRENGLTLDQISLFIPHQANYRILKATADRLGLPMNKVFFNGDRYGNTSAASIPIALDEAVRTGKISPMDLVVLGAFGSGLTWGAILLRW
- the fabF gene encoding beta-ketoacyl-ACP synthase II, with protein sequence MEKRVVVTGCGAITPLGLNVQDTWNSLCEGKSGVGKIQGFDASGYPCQIAAEVKGFNPRSFLEQKEIKKVDTFIQFAIAASQMAVDDSRLPIQEKGNERLGVVVGSGIGGLHAIEEWHKILLEKGPKRVTPFFIPMSIINLAGGHIAIRFGAKGPNSAAVTACATGNHCIGDAFRIIQRGEADVMIAGGTEAAITPLCVAGFASSRALSVRNDEPQRASRPFDRGRDGFVLGEGAGILILEELEYAKRRKARIYAELVGYAMTGDAFHITSPPEDGEGAMRCMSMALKDSSLDPSQIGYINAHATSTFADKVETAAIKQVFGEAAYRIPVSSTKSMTGHLLGAAGGIEAIFSILALYHGIIPPTINYEVPDPECDLDYVPNKARKTNIESSLSNSFGFGGTNACLVFKKFSG
- the acpP gene encoding acyl carrier protein; this translates as MAVEQKIRKIIAEQLGVEEEEVTPEASFVEDLGADSLDTVELVMAFEEEFSIEIPDEDAEKILTVQNAIDYIKEKL
- the rpmF gene encoding 50S ribosomal protein L32, translating into MAHPKHKISKSRRDKRRTHYKLRAPSVVLCPQCQEPKLPHRVCMKCGSYKGMDVIAVKES
- the plsX gene encoding phosphate acyltransferase PlsX — protein: MRIAIDAMGGDNAPEAIMEGAISAILEYDVELICVGNEAVLSPLLKKMGGERPNLRIVHAPEKVEMDESPSHAIRKKKNSSIWVATHLIKEGKAEAVISAGNTGAAMATALFILGPLKGVDRPAIATVLPTLQGSALLLDVGANVDCKPNNLLQFAIMGEEFARRVQGKVNPRVGLLSIGEEAIKGNELTKETFRLLRERDLNFIGNVEGRDVYNGNADVIVCDGFIGNVVLKVSEGLADTIGNFLKREIEGSSLGVLGYLLLKPALNRFKKKVDYAEYGGAHLLGVNGVSIICHGRSSGKAIKNAIKMAKQALEQRVNEAIQRDIERQMNPEEKEREKK
- a CDS encoding DUF177 domain-containing protein, giving the protein MVDLGKKIDPVYIRPNEIPKEGLTLRCDLPAIQMDLNSTGVELKNIISVDLAIEKFQELVTIEGEIFTTLFLECGRCLSEFTQPLKVAIHSQFLSDGEGQTEDESYDGSLEIHFYSGETIDLESLIRENVILALPFRPLCRESCLGLCNRCGSNLNNGPCGCEAEKPLGPFSILQDYFS
- the fabG gene encoding 3-oxoacyl-[acyl-carrier-protein] reductase; amino-acid sequence: MEDLVLKNKVALVTGGGQGIGRSISLSLAEAGARVAVSDIQEEQAQIVAKEISQMNQEAIALKTDVAKQSDVQRSVKETQQRWGRIDILVNNAGVTRDNLLLRMKEEEWDLVIAVNLKGTFLCTKEALSFMAKQRYGRIVNIASIVGVSGNAGQGNYSASKAAVIGFTKTTAREYALRGITANAVAPGFIDTSMTQILSDETKQKLLQQIPLGRLGSPEEIARVVRFLVSEDASYITGQVIHVNGGMWMG